The Shewanella sp. KX20019 genome window below encodes:
- a CDS encoding RsmB/NOP family class I SAM-dependent RNA methyltransferase: MVQSSTSPVNAFHAETSAQKRALSYSNTIHQLFNSVFQQKMPADRIVGEYFRANKKHGSKDRRVIRESLFALFRWWGWLKKVHVSTEQDESWFAVLAVVAELEGHSWSQFSEAWQGFANQSATFKINASTQPMPTVSDKCQFVQQCFAAIVFQEQDLLPQWFWDVTNIDTKHELALIEAMSSRPPIWGRAQKRSAQQLSTELQSDNIDANTCEFFSDSVNLGHKSINLNAIKAYLQGHLEIQDLGSQVIGQICAPKADEQWWDTCSGAGGKTLQLRSLMFNQDDNGSGTIIASDIRKKPLTELMKRAQRAGFNKISTSAWQGDTLPVSAEHFDGVLVDAPCSCTGTWRRNPDMRWLDDVSVVTDKQALQLDILIRSAKAVKLGGQLVYATCSLSPVENEQVVNAFLAQQPQFILQQLSHPFTGQTTDMLTVWPQDADTDGMFVVKMSRKS, encoded by the coding sequence ATGGTCCAATCATCCACATCTCCTGTTAATGCATTTCATGCTGAAACCAGCGCTCAAAAACGCGCATTGAGTTACAGCAACACAATACATCAGCTATTTAACAGCGTGTTTCAGCAGAAAATGCCCGCCGATCGTATCGTAGGCGAATACTTTAGGGCCAATAAAAAACATGGCTCTAAAGACCGACGAGTGATTAGAGAGAGCTTATTTGCGCTGTTCCGTTGGTGGGGCTGGCTTAAAAAGGTTCATGTAAGCACTGAGCAAGATGAGAGTTGGTTTGCAGTGCTAGCGGTCGTAGCAGAGTTAGAGGGCCACAGCTGGAGCCAATTTAGCGAAGCATGGCAAGGCTTTGCCAATCAGTCTGCTACATTCAAGATTAACGCTAGCACTCAACCTATGCCGACGGTGTCAGATAAATGCCAATTTGTTCAACAATGTTTTGCTGCCATTGTGTTTCAAGAGCAAGACCTGTTACCCCAGTGGTTTTGGGATGTGACCAATATAGACACTAAGCATGAGCTTGCGCTTATCGAAGCCATGAGTTCTCGCCCTCCTATTTGGGGGCGTGCGCAAAAGCGCTCTGCGCAGCAATTATCTACTGAACTGCAAAGCGATAATATCGACGCCAACACTTGTGAGTTTTTCAGTGACAGCGTCAATCTAGGGCATAAGAGCATTAACCTTAATGCGATAAAAGCTTACCTACAGGGCCATTTAGAGATCCAAGATCTTGGCTCGCAAGTCATTGGCCAAATATGTGCTCCAAAAGCCGATGAACAGTGGTGGGACACCTGCAGCGGTGCAGGTGGAAAAACACTGCAACTCCGCTCTTTGATGTTCAATCAAGATGATAATGGTAGCGGCACAATCATCGCCTCTGATATTCGCAAAAAGCCATTAACAGAGCTGATGAAGCGGGCACAACGTGCAGGCTTTAATAAAATATCGACTTCAGCTTGGCAAGGCGACACGCTACCTGTGTCTGCAGAACACTTTGACGGTGTGCTGGTTGATGCACCTTGCAGCTGCACAGGAACATGGCGTCGTAATCCAGATATGCGCTGGTTAGACGATGTTAGCGTCGTTACAGACAAGCAAGCACTGCAACTGGATATCCTGATACGCAGTGCCAAAGCAGTAAAGTTAGGCGGTCAGTTAGTGTATGCCACGTGCTCATTATCACCAGTAGAAAACGAACAGGTTGTAAATGCATTTCTCGCTCAGCAACCGCAGTTTATATTGCAACAACTCAGCCACCCATTTACCGGGCAAACTACGGATATGCTAACAGTATGGCCACAAGATGCAGACACCGATGGTATGTTCGTGGTTAAAATGAGCCGAAAAAGCTAA